The Mercurialis annua linkage group LG8, ddMerAnnu1.2, whole genome shotgun sequence genome window below encodes:
- the LOC126659966 gene encoding uncharacterized protein LOC126659966, translating into MRCNTNWADVDDVLFPINCVNDWHWILARLNFKERCIYIYNSLRSAQNDRSATEYVTSYSVLLPLFLQATNFYDSRDDIDTTAGAYEGKRITDPFRIEIVENMPIQNDVDCGVHMFSAAEFFVDGKVMGHDYDVKEHRARYASSLYLYARWKESSSCVSEDEGPLKLKRTSA; encoded by the exons ATGCGTTGCAATACGAATTGGGCTGATGTTGACGATGTTCTTTTTCCGATCAATTGTGTTAACGATTGGCATTGGATTTTGGCTCGCCTGAATTTCAAGGAACGATGCATCTATATCTACAATTCGTTGAGGTCGGCGCAAAATGACAGATCAGCAACTGAATATGTTACTTCCTACAGTGTGTTACTTCCACTATTCCTTCAAGCTACCAATTTTTATGATTCTCGAGATGACATCGATACTACTGCCGGTGCTTATGAGGGAAAGAGAATAACTGATCCGTTCAGAATAGAGATTGTGGAAAACATGCCTATCCAAAATGATGT TGATTGTGGAGTTCATATGTTTTCCGCTGCTGAGTTCTTTGTTGATGGGAAAGTTATGGGGCATGATTATGATGTCAAAGAACACCGTGCTCGTTACGCTTCGTCATTATATTTGTATGCTCGTTggaaggaaagctcttcttgtgTTAGTGAAGATGAGGGTCCTCTAAAACTCAAGAGAACATCTGCCTAG
- the LOC126661950 gene encoding uncharacterized protein LOC126661950, whose product MDLEAMGIRKELHLQQKGNKFFMPLACYTLPKPERRKFCEWLQSIRLPDGYASNLSRCVSVQDCKVMGMKSHDYHIFLQRLLPASICGSLRSEVYTALSELSSFFKELCSKTLKRSTVKKLQSDIILIICKLEMIYPPSFFVVMMHLAIHLPREVELGGPVHYRWMYFIERFLRTLKNYVRNLARPEGSIAEAYITKECLNFCSLYFHGVETIYNRVETFFTNKNQ is encoded by the exons atggatttagaagcaatgggtataagaaaagagttacatttacagcaaaagggaaataaattttttatgccaCTTGCTTGTTATACATTACCGAAGCCTGAAAGGAGAAAGTTTTGCGAATGGTTGCAGTCAATCCGGTTGCCAGACGGATATGCTTCCAATCTTTCTCGATGTGTAAGTGTTCAGGACTGCAAAGTTATGGGGATGAAAAGCCATGATTATCATATATTCTTGCAACGGTTACTTCCAGCATCAATTTGTGGGTCTTTGCGTAGTGAGGTTTACACTGCATTATCAGAGTTGAGCTCTTTCTTTAAGGAGCTTTGTTCGAAGACTTTAAAAAGATCTACAGTTAAAAAGTTGCAGAGCGatatcattttgataatatgtaaacttgagatgatatatcctccatcttttttcgtggtaatgatgcatttggcaattcatctgccacgtgaagtagaattaggaggccctgttcactataggtggatgtactttattgagag gttcttacgtactttgaaaaattatgtacGTAACTTAGCTCGACCGGAGGGTTCAATTGCTGAAGCGTATATCACTAAAgaatgtttgaacttttgttcaCTGTATTTTCATGGTGTTGAGACAATATATAATCGCGTTGAGACTTTCtttacaaacaaaaatcaataa
- the LOC126661949 gene encoding uncharacterized protein LOC126661949, with the protein MEERLEILMAGQKTIKDDIIDLKRLFTSKCSELLTVVNSLNDRLTLIGDSKTVESEKHDVSDGLQTRVDKGKKVVLPAEDISVKPSKNGTSIVTEREERDGRESVIPVSADTKATSSKERDGRESADEEEGAEKVELEDLVCEKAVLEGKDDRGEPCVIVSSEHVDVISPNFEVSRQSELNLKSPPDDTINQTKKNASESIAEFKSKESGPSSSRFIPTQTGCKVRICPFDANHILFSDATKQNIIQNWLEEGRPKGAKFVSRLTFFSSVLMLTYLIFFSLFV; encoded by the exons ATGGAAGAGAGGCTGGAAATTTTGATGGCTGGTCAAAAGACGATTAAGGATGATATAAttgatttgaaacgtttattcaCTTCCAAATGTTCCGAACTTTTGACAGTTGTCAATTCATTGAATGATAGGCTAACTCTGATTGGTGATTCTAAAACg GTTGAAAGTGAGAAACATGATGTTTCTGATGGCTTGCAGACAAGGGTTGACAAAGGAAAAAAGGTTGTTCTTCCTGCAGAGGACATTTCAGTGAAACCAAGTAAAAATGGTACTTCTATAGTAACGGAACGAGAAGAAAGGGATGGTAGGGAGTCTGTTATTCCTGTTTCTGCTGATACTAAAGCTACTTCCAGCAAAGAAAGGGATGGTAGGGAGTCtgctgatgaagaagaaggtgcTGAAAAAGTCGAATTGGAAGATTTGGTTTGCGAGAAGGCTGTACTTGAAGGCAAGGATGACCGTGGTGAACCTTGTGTTATTGTTTCTTCCGAACACGTTGATGTTATCTCTCCGAATTTTgag GTTTCGCGACAAAGCGAGTTGAATTTAAAATCTCCACCAGATGACACCATCAATCagactaaaaaaaatgcaagtgaaTCGATTGCTGAATTCAAATCAAAGGAG TCTGGTCCTTCTTCAAGCCGCTTCATACCGACGCAAACTGGTTGTAAAGTCCGTATTTGTCCATTTGATGCTAATCACATTTTATTCAGTGATGCTACCAAACAAAACATCATTCAGAATTGGCTGGAAGAAGGACGTCCTAAAGGGGCCAAGTTCGTATCTCGACTAACTTTTTTCAGTTCTGTTTTAATgctcacttatttaatttttttttctttgtttgtttag